The DNA region ggaaagattggcttcaatagcaaatgttacccacttttgtctatctaattctgtagcagccggagatttgttaggtacatgccttattccagtatgtcatcaccctgaggagatggagaataagacactgttctctgcttatgcgaatctttcttcccagtactctagcatggctaattggggcccggccaactatactctgcctcacacggctatatccctccacacaccgtacccagccggggctcacaatgtcacctgtgcgcgtgtagttaactgcactagtacaaaggtgcccttgggctgtcgaaaaatttctcaaccccttttaaattgttcccatgctgttaatgtttcatacaattatggccatatcatcctaccatcaggatggttttttacttgcggttcacgcacctttaattatattcctgcaaatttaagtgatggcaccctttgctgtcttagtagaatgacacttatattgccttttgctggtCAAAGACGTAGTAGAagaagtgtacccctttcagatgattgtattgcagatgttgagctttttaGTTGTGCTGAGTATACTGCCTTAGCGGCCTCTATTGTTGGGGTCCCCGCGCTTGCTATGTATTCAGCCAGAACTTTAAATAACCTGGCATGCTTTGcagcaaaggcaattaatacaacatcccaggctATTGCCTTACTTAACATAGAACAACacgaattaagggatgcaattttggataacagagcagccattgattttctgctccTGAAACACCATCCAGGCTGCTTCACGTTTCAGcacatgtgttgctttaatttaactgataatagtcgctccatagaaactagactggctTAATTGGCCAGTCTTACAACACACATAcgccaagatctggggtttgagggtttttggaattggcttacaggttggctgccctctctagAATGGCTGCGACAGCTTTTTGGTTATGCTGTGTTTGTAatcattgggcttattttttgctgctgctgtgtgcaatgtattccttccttgttaagacTTTGTACAATTTCGCCCTGGAAAGCTCCCcaagttatgtccttgtctgactgggagttaaatagcatgacaaaacaaattgacggctaccatgagatggccaaatgtcattaaataaaaaacggggggatgaagggttcatgtttagctattccacctggaagcaggcagggcacaccctgactgttttgtagaagcaatgcacacattgctctatccaaggacaagggctagatatgaaccatgagaacttgattgttgggacagcgactgtgggaagctttcttagcctgggctcaaggcctgagaaccaggattgtagtagataaaggatggtaaataagtatattaatcaacgtcatacattcctttgtgtatctttttgcggtagcagtgtgtaatgcttaggggggagaaatataataaaaggagaaggtggaaggcggggggcagaacagcccatctcagctgaccagcctgcttgcttgcataaagctgtgttctgtctcatcattgaactgccACAAATCTGGTTCCCCTGGTATGATGGAAGTCAGACTCTACCCCTCTGCATGGCCTCTGAAGCCACCGTCTCTGTGCGAATGGCAGCGGGGTGGAGGGGTTCagacagttacaccagtgtaaatccggaGTCAATCCGGTTCCCCTGGTGTGATGGACGTCAGACTCTACCCCTCTGCATGGCCTCTGAAGCCACGGTCTCTGCGCGAAtggcagtggggtggaggggttcagacagttaaaccagtgtaaatccgGAGTCAATCCGGTTCCCCTTGTGTGATGGACGTCAGACTCTACCCCTCTGCATGGCCTCTGAAGCCACGGTCTCTGCGCGAAtggcagtggggtggaggggttcagacagttaaaccagtgtaaatccgGAGTCAATCCGGTTCCCCTTGTGTGATGGACGTCAGACTCTACCCCTCTGCATGGCCTCTGAAGCCACGGTCTCTGCGCGAAtggcagtggggtggaggggttcagacagttaaaccagtgtaaatccgGAGTCAATCCGGTTCCCCTTGTGTGATGGACGTCAGACTCTACCCCTCTGCATGGCCTCTGAAGCCACGGTCTCTGCGCGAAtggcagtggggtggaggggttcaGACAGTGTTGGGAAACAAAGTAGTTCGCTCACAGCCCAAGTCTCTTGTTTTCAGCAGAATCCCGATTCCAGCCAAACCCTCCCCGCGACGCTCGTCAGCCAGCTCTGCTATTTATCACGCCCCACGCCCTGGAGAAGGATGGGTCCCCCGTTAGGCTGAGACCCAACTCCATGTGCCCGAGGGGAGCACACAGGGTCTGCAACCCCATTGCTGGGGCAGGCGGGGCAGGGCCCAGTCCCTGCATGGGCTCCCAAGGGACGCAGCGCCGCCCACACTGCAGAGGCATGTTACTCACAAAATAACGCAAGCAGCTCAGTCTGCGGGACCGTTCCCCAGGggtggggcagcagctggggcgGAGGGTCAGGAGCAGCGGGGCAGGGACAGCCTTGGGCTTTAGCAGAACCTGTTGAGTGTGTCGGTGTGCGGGCTCCCTACAAACAGCCTCAtgcccttctctttccctttcaggAACGCTCGGCTGGAGTCGTGCGGCCCCATTTAGCAGCTGGGCCCCCAGCCACGGACTAGCCCCGGGCAGGCGATTGCCCTCTGACCGCTGGCACAGCTGCAATCCAGAGCTGGTTCCATCCCCAGGTGGCTGCCGTGGTGCTTGGGGCCAGGAGGATGGCTGCCGTGTGACCAGCCCGCGCCCTGGCCCAGCTCCCCGCCTGGCGGGCGTGCTACGGCACTGCAATGAATGATGCGTCAACGCTGGATTATGAACTGCTGTCCCCCTCCCTGGTGGAGCCCCCCGCCACCGGCCTGGGCATGGACGCCGAGCAGAAGACGGTCTTTGCCTTCGTCATCTTCCTCCTGGTCTTCTTGGTGATGCTTATGGTGCGCTGCTTCCGCATCCTGCTGGACCCCTACAGCCGCATGCCCGCCTCTTCCTGGACTGACCACAAGGAGGGGCTGGAGCGGGGCCAGTTCGACTACGCGCTGGTGTagtggggccaggagctcagtgcgccgcccccctccctgcctttcTCTGCCCCCACAGGGACACTGCCAGCTGGAAGAGGCCTGGCTGGGTTTGTCTCTTTTCTAGGCACTTCTCCTTTTTCTCCTCAGGCTGCAGCACCGTGCGCAGCTTGGATATTTGGGGGGATCTGGTgagggggtgtctggggtggGATGAGCCTGGCGAGCTCTTGATTCAAAACAGGCCCCCCCCAGACGGCACTCTACCGTGCTTCTCAGTGTTGTGTGCtatgggggtgggcaggggcagggcctattgggagggggtggggctggggtgggggggcgcatgCTGCGGGTCAGGTTTCTCAGGGTTTCTGAGCTGGGTGGCTGTGTACCAGACACGGCCTGAGCATGGTGTCTGCTGCCTGCTGCCGTCTCCCAGGACAGGGCTGTGTGGTTCTTCCTCCGGGTGTCCTCAAGGCTGAGCCCTGTCTGTCGGGGCGGGGGGTTGTTATAGGCATCTCAAGTGCTGGCTTCTGTGACTTTCCCAttggtttcatagaatcacagagtatcagggtaggaagggacctcaagaggtcacctagtccagctccctgcttaaagcaggacccatccccaatttttgccccagatccctaaatggccccctcaaggattgaactcacaaccctgggtttagaaggccaatgctcaaaccactgagcgatccctcccccccagggtaCCCTGCTCCATGTGAGTTGGACGCTGCCCGTGCCTGCCCCATGCAGCCATGGCCCCACATACAAGGCACCCCTGCCGCCTGAGTGCCATGAGCGCACAGCTCCCTCCTTGGCGGAGTGCCCCCTATTGGCGTTACACTGTAGCAAACACCACCCCCCCAGCTGGAGAAAACGCCTCTGACCAAAAGTGAAGCCCTGCAGCCGAGGACAGGgctcctgctccagctgcagggcaccAGGCAGCCCAGCCCGCTCGCCCTGGGGATGCTGCAGTGACGGGAAGGAACTAACACACCCCAGTGAGCCATGAGCCTGCTCCCAGCGCCTTTCCCAGGCCTGCCAGCGGCTCGGCACCAGAGGTGCTGGCTCCGGTGGGATGGAGGACGCTCTCCCCGCCCAAGCGCTCGATCAGGTGCGGCTGACACctcccagctgcccagggcacagGGAGCAGAGCTGACGTGCTGGAGCTTTGTCTAGGACAAGGCCTCACTTCCTGTCTCCTGCCCAGGGCCATGCTAGCCTTCCAGGGTGAGAAAGACTAGCCAGGTTCCCAGTCGGGCTATAGCAGGAGGGTTTGGGGTGAGGGTGTACAGCTGAGGGGTGCACCCAGGGGAGAGCAGACCCTCCTCCTCCACAGAACTAAAGCTGCACTTCTGCTAACCCTGCCCAGCTcagcctcctctctctgctgcTTGTCATGGATACACCATCTCCCTAGAACTAGAACATCTGGCCCCATGTGCTGCCACGTCCCCCCACGGGAGCCAAAGCTGGCCATAGGCCCCACCACATCCCCCAtgagccagagccagccccataACTGCCACGGTCCCTGTGTGAGcccagtggggtcccgcagggatcggctGTTGGCCCtc from Eretmochelys imbricata isolate rEreImb1 chromosome 25, rEreImb1.hap1, whole genome shotgun sequence includes:
- the CTXN1 gene encoding cortexin-1, with the protein product MNDASTLDYELLSPSLVEPPATGLGMDAEQKTVFAFVIFLLVFLVMLMVRCFRILLDPYSRMPASSWTDHKEGLERGQFDYALV